In Quercus robur chromosome 11, dhQueRobu3.1, whole genome shotgun sequence, the following proteins share a genomic window:
- the LOC126706634 gene encoding RNA pseudouridine synthase 4, mitochondrial, whose amino-acid sequence MKTTPKFSSYLNPSSTSHPPLKPPTPPPTMVDPTFFRLINLRSPPSTTAHGGLRLCISAIHALHSHYTTSTTKEPKHYNNKNNGKWFTLPPFTPTLNAAALGKELSARSSQSKADVSTTALKWVLKCCPDLPRSLVQKLFRLRQVRRESNTMESTDVGAQVQEPSLKRVAAKDSMNDGDRIFLPITVKQEVPSEKQKLYCNEEEVNFIRSLVLYQDPAIVVVNKPPGMAVQGGIGIKTSLDELAAACLSYDHSEPPRLVHRLDRDSSGILVLGRTQISATVLHSIFREKTCGAKDDIDNEERILQRKYWALVIGSPRRPKGLISAPLGKVVVDSGKSDRITIIDNPQNMSTQLAITEYQVIKSSCHGFTWLELSPLTGRKHQLRVHCAEALGTPIVGDLKYGWQAHRNLKQLPCSMKSNENPTKGKTVPFGLDLESGSISEKHPHLHLHCKQMVLPNVSEALQNVQFSSDYDLSEVESLELVAPLPSHMQRSWDILNS is encoded by the exons ATGAAAACCACCCCCAAATTCTCCAGTTACTTAAACCCTTCTTCTACTTCTCATCCTCCACTTAAACCCCCAACTCCTCCGCCAACCATGGTGGACCCCACCTTCTTCCGCCTCATAAACCTCCGATCCCCACCCTCCACCACTGCACACGGCGGCCTTAGACTCTGCATCTCAGCCATACACGCGTTGCACTCCCACTacaccacctccaccaccaaagAGCCAAAgcattacaacaacaaaaacaacggCAAATGGTTCACTTTGCCTCCATTCACTCCAACTCTAAACGCCGCCGCTTTGGGCAAAGAACTCTCCGCTCGCAGCTCCCAATCAAAAGCCGATGTTTCAACCACAGCACTCAAATGGGTCCTTAAGTGCTGTCCAGACCTACCCAGAAGCCTTGTTCAGAAACTCTTTCGTCTCAGACAG GTACGGAGAGAATCCAATACTATGGAAAGTACTGATGTAGGTGCTCAAGTACAAGAACCTAGTCTCAAAAGG GTGGCAGCGAAGGACTCAATGAACGATGGAGATCGAATCTTTCTTCCTATTACCGTTAAACAAGAGGTTCCCTCTGAGAAACAAAAGTTGTATTGCAATGAGGAAGAAGTTAACTTTATTCGCAGTCTTGTGTTATATCAG GATCCAGCCATTGTTGTTGTCAATAAACCTCCCGGGATGGCTGTTCAG GGTGGCATAGGCATCAAAACAAGTTTAGATGAACTCGCTGCTGCTTGTTTAAGTTATGACCACTCCGAACCTCCTCGGCTG GTTCACAGACTTGATAGAGATAGTAGTGGCATCTTGGTGTTGGGGAGGACACAAATTAGTGCGACAGTTCTACACTCCATCTTTCGTGAGAAAACTTGTGGCGCAAAAGAT GACATTGACAATGAAGAAAGAATCCTGCAAAGAAAGTATTGGGCACTTGTCATTGGGTCTCCAAGACGTCCAAAGGGATTAATTTCCGCCCCATTAGGGAAG GTGGTGGTGGACAGTGGAAAATCTGATAGGATCACAATCATTGATAATCCCCAAAATATGTCAACTCAGCTTGCAATAACAGAGTATCAAGTGATTAAATCTTCGTGTCATG GTTTCACATGGCTAGAGCTTTCTCCTCTCACTGGTAGAAAGCACCAG CTCCGAGTACATTGTGCTGAGGCATTGGGAACACCGATAGTTGGAGACCTTAAATATGGATGGCAAGCTCATAGGAATTTGAAACAATTGCCTTGTTCAATGAAATCAAATGAGAATCCTACCAAGGGGAAGACCGTTCCATTTGGCCTTGATTTGGAGAGTGGAAGTATCTCTGAGAAGCACCCTCACCTTCATCTTCATTGCAAGCAAATGGTATTGCCCAATGTGTCAGAGGCTTTACAAAATGTGCAGTTTTCTTCAGACTATGATCTTTCTGAAGTAGAAAGCCTCGAGTTGGTTGCTCCTTTGCCTTCACATATGCAAAGAAGTTGGGACATTCTAAATTCTTGA